GCTGAGTGCCGGTTGCCAGTGCATAAACAGCGCTGTGTTTTGATCTTATTAGGGAAACAAACGTGCGAATTGTCTCTAAGCTACAGTTGCCCATTTGTCTGTCCGCCAATCCGTGCGCACGCTCATTTGTCCGTTTATCCATCGAGCCAATCACGATCATCCCAGCGGAGTCAGGATTCCGACCGTTTACTTACCGTCTTGCGAGGGCTGTcgatctttttttctgtcaataaGCAACTGAGAGAACACCAGAATCACGGGATGACTGTGGGCAACCAGCACAGTCACAAAACCAAGGTATTCGacaaaagctgaaaagaaaatgaagacaatTTGAATTGAGAGTCGAAGGTTGTCCAGGATCCCTTAGGTTATGCTTTAGTTAGCACAATGGCAACTCTATAAATCTCGTGCAACCCTATCGAACGATCAGATGTAAAGCTATTACAAATCGCTACTGAACCACTACCGTTTGCTGCGTTCTGGGAAATTTGTTGGATCTTGTCTGGAGTTTCTGTTCGACCTTCCTTTCGTCGCAGAAGTCTTACAAACATTAATTCATTGGTTAAAAGCTGTTTTAGGAAATAGTGAACAACATGGCAGCATAATAGGTCTGTATGTTGTATATCTCACTTCACATAGCCTCTGCCGCTTATAAATTGCGCGTGCTACGTACCTTTGTCCCAAGCCTGGAAACCCTGCATCAGTGATGTTCGATCGATACGCGAGATGAAAATCACTCCTAAAAGCACGCCCTGTAGAGTTCGCATAAAAGCAGAGAAAAGTCTATGAATTATGTtgtagaagaagaaaaagtacCACATGATGGAGAATAGTCGcctgaaagagagagaaagagaccaAAAATAAAGTGTACACGATACGGGCTGAATATTTTAAGCTTCGTAACCCATAAGCAAGATGTGAATCTTGGAGGATTACTAATTAACTTGGGTGCAACACACAACAAACCAACAACCACAactacagcaacaacaacaaccatcacagcaacgaaaacaacaacaccCACCACCActacaacaacatcaacaacaacaataaacaCACATACAATGATAGCAATGTAGATATATGCCAAAAATCTTCTCATCAGAGACTTCTCTGTCGATGAGTTTTCGCGTCGACGTTCAATTAATCTACCGCAGCTTTGAATCGAACGTTCTCTCGGCGAGACGCGGGTTGACCACCCAACATACAATAGCATATGATATATCCAATCAACacaataataaaatttgctACGCCATTGGTCATCAGCAGCCAAATAGGATCGAgcggagtccaattcggtctgtagtCGTAACAAAATTTGGGAAAGAGACTAGAGATCGGTTGTGGTTGTACGTTTTCAgtaaaatgagaaaaagaaaaaaaaagcaacagttaactcggcaaaatgcgagacaacagcacATGACACGTTCTGTCCAATTACCctggcatgacgtgttaactgtccctttcaCTGTCCTGttacactgttcaattacaCATATGACGCGTACACCGTCCTATTAGTGCtaaaatcgggctggtgataactaatcacgttcgagaattttgctttagttttgatTAGTGCACTAATGGGACAGTGTACAGTTCACGTTATGCTTGTAACTAGCCATTCAACGTAACATGTCTGTGTGACTATACGCGTTATATGCGTACTGTTATAATTTTGTCAGTCACTTGATCAATTACGGACCGAATTGGACTGCACTCTCTCAGGCCTAGTACTAGTCATAAATGCCTACACGTGTTGGTCAGAAGTAGATCAGTTGTTCAGGGCGTGCGTATCACACAACAAGAGATTCAGCTCAGAATGATATACAACAATACCTGTTATCAATTGTGACAGTGATGTTTGGATAAGTCGAGTCACGGAAGACGAAATTTGTCAGAAACAACTGGAACAACATCTGAAAAATAGGCAAGGCCAAAGTGGGTCTGTAAAAACAACATCCCATGAGTATTAGATTGCGTCTTTCGAAAAGCCTTCAAGTCTCACAATAATTATGaaattatgattataattataaaaCGAGCTTAGCCATGAAATCCTGATCCTGCAAATATGTTACTGTATCTCGTTTTGATGCTTAAACAATCTTTAGAGTTGCATTCTTCATGTATTAGagtatttttcaattgagtgtcgaaagtaatcgaTGATTGCCGTGATTTTGCTTAACTTAGccgtgtgattggtccagaaagctcgcgccaccttctcaaccaatcacattcaaaactTGAACGAATCGTGATTTGAtcactcgtgttttcccgcCTTTTACGCAGTACGCCCACAACGATCACAATAAGCATACGACAACAATGTGATGCAATCATATGACTCTCATTCTTAAGATTCAAATCGATACAACATATACATCGGTAAAACTCACAAAAAAACCAATTCCGCTttctttcaaatgtttccaTAATTCTGGGATGAGCAATACTTTCGATTTGAAAACAATTGTCAGAGCAGCAGCCACagttgacagaaaaattgtCAGGGTGCCAAAACCTAGAAAAGAAACGAAGATAAAACATCAAAGAGCTTCATGGTGAGATCACATTTGTACCAAGAGCATTGCGAAATTACGAGCCCACTTTATAGTATCAACAAGGTTCATCAAATACTATTACTTCCCTTTAACGACCGCGTTGCTTCTCAACCATGGTTAAATCATGAACAATCTCAATCTCTTCAAATTCAAGTTTTGGCAACAACATAAAGGTATCGTTTCATAAATCTACGGTAAACATTCACTCAAACACGACAACTCTGTAGAAGAATTAAAGTCACTAGGGAAAAAACGTTAAATAGTCCTCTTAAAGGACCACGTAAACTTTATTCTCAGAATTTCTAATCCCTACCATTGCGTATTTCTTCAGTACATCTGTATCATGTTCAAACAGggtcaatgtcagtatctaa
The sequence above is a segment of the Pocillopora verrucosa isolate sample1 chromosome 13, ASM3666991v2, whole genome shotgun sequence genome. Coding sequences within it:
- the LOC136276776 gene encoding stimulated by retinoic acid gene 6 protein-like isoform X2 encodes the protein MGKSLRFSGYEIAYTFIGFGTLTIFLSTVAAALTIVFKSKVLLIPELWKHLKESGIGFFMLFQLFLTNFVFRDSTYPNITVTIDNRRLFSIMWYFFFFYNIIHRLFSAFMRTLQGVLLGVIFISRIDRTSLMQGFQAWDKAFVEYLGFVTVLVAHSHPVILVFSQLLIDRKKDRQPSQDGFSREPRRPRMSQKAVNRWFLAVTLLRNPSFIKYRRQDRHFTASVVTLESVNFDVPV
- the LOC136276776 gene encoding stimulated by retinoic acid gene 6 protein-like isoform X1; amino-acid sequence: MLLHCVKCHREHGLQLYQGQATFSKDLLLTPAASVGKSLRFSGYEIAYTFIGFGTLTIFLSTVAAALTIVFKSKVLLIPELWKHLKESGIGFFMLFQLFLTNFVFRDSTYPNITVTIDNRRLFSIMWYFFFFYNIIHRLFSAFMRTLQGVLLGVIFISRIDRTSLMQGFQAWDKAFVEYLGFVTVLVAHSHPVILVFSQLLIDRKKDRQPSQDGFSREPRRPRMSQKAVNRWFLAVTLLRNPSFIKYRRQDRHFTASVVTLESVNFDVPV